A window of Parabacteroides sp. FAFU027 genomic DNA:
AAGTCAGGGTAAAAGACGACAAGCAAGACAGAACCTTGAATCCTAATGAAAGGCTAGAGTATAATCTTGCAAAAAAGGAATTTAAGAAGAGCGAGTTAAAGCCTAATTCCAATGAACTGTTGTGGCGAAGCAACGAGTTGGCATTTTATGGTGAGTCTTTTGAGGAAATATGCAATAATCTGACTCGAATGTATAACTGCAAGTTTATATTCAAGACAGAATCATCGAAGCATTTCACCTATAACGGAATCATAAAAAATAATAGTCTTGAAAATGTCCTGGACTTTATTTGCCAGTCAGCATCGATAAAATATGAAAAGAGAGCTGATAATACGATTATCGTTTATTGATTATATCAACAAATGATAATGGATGGAAGCCTGATATTAATAGAATCTCATATTCCGGAGCAATGAACTTATTTACCTCAGTGCTATTTGAGGTAAATATTTTTTTGAAGAATATTAATCCTGAATACCTTAAATCTTTGCACAATAATAGAAGATGTTACAATACGACGAAAGATTATTGGTCACTCAATTGAAAGAAGGTAACAAATCTGCTTTTGAAAAACTTTACCAGAAGTATAGTGCGAAACTGTACAATTCAATATCGTTACTACTTCACAATAAAAGTATTGCCAAAGATATTACCCAAAACTGCTTCTTGATTGTGTGGGAAAAGCGCAATCTGTTGAACCCAGACAAAAGCTTTCCAGCTTATTTATACACCATTGCACGGAATTTAGTATATAAAGAGACTGAAAGGCAGGTTTTAAACACTAAGTTTATCGAAACGAGCCTTAACCATCTTGAAACGTTTGAAGATAATACGATAGAAAATCTGAATAATACATATCTGGAAGAATATCTGAATAATTTAGTAAATGAATTACCATGCACTCCTCAGAAAATATTCATTCTTAAAAAAGATAATGAACTTACAAATAAAGAAATAGCGACTCAACTTGAAATTACAGAAAGGGCAGTCGAAGCTCATCTTTATCGAACAACCAAACATCTGAAAGAGAAACTCAAGTATTTTATGATGAATATTTTTCTATTTATGTGACTTGATTCTCCTATCTAAAATTACATATATATCCAATTCTCAAATTAGTTTTTCCAGACAATGAAATTCTATGTAAATCTTACCTCCAGAAGAAAAGCCTTTTTCATAGGTGTGTTTATCTTCTCTTCATTAAATCTTTTTGCTCAAATCAAGGTTGCGTGCATCGGCAATAGTATTACGGCTGGAGCAGGATTAAAGAAAGAACAAGCATATCCAGCTCAGATGCAAGCCATTCTTGGTGACAAATATGTCGTTCGCAATTTCGGTGTAAGTGGCCGTACACTTTTAAGTAAAGGGGACAACCCATATATTAAAGAAAACGCCTATAAAGATGCTTTAAGCTGGCTGCCGGGTATTGTTATCATAAAACTAGGAACGAATGATTCCAAGCCTCAGAACTGGAAATATAAAGAGGAATTTACACCTGAATATATTGCTCTTGTAAATTCATTTAAAGACTTGCCTTCTCATCCCCAAATATATGTTTGTTATCCTCTCCCGGCGTTTCAACATAAATATAATATTAATGATAGCATTATCACTAACGATATAATACCAATGGTGAAGATTGTAGCTAAAAAAACAAAATCCAGAATTATAAATCTAAATAGAGCATTTAGAGGTAAAATCGATTTGTTATACGATGGTATTCATCCTACTGCTGAAGGTGATAAATTGTTAGCTAAGATAATTGCTAAAACAATCAAATAAATATACAACAAGACTCTGCTCCCAATAATAACAGAAAGAATAAGAAGAACCATCAGCACTCAGGTTGTAATATAAGCTTGCAGGCTATTTTTTAAGTTTATATATGACAGAGAGGATTCTTGAAATCCTCTCTGTTTTCATTTAATACACCTACTTCAACCAACAACATTTTCACTTCAATTCAAAAGCAAATCTACCTCTAATATCCATTGAGGATGAACCAATTAAAGCTTCAAATCTCCCAGGCTCAGCCACCCACATATGCTTTTGATCATCATAGAAACTCAATGCATCCAAAGTTACAGGAAAGACTACTGTTTTTTCTTCACCCGGAGATAAACTTATCTTCTTAAAACCTTTTAGTTCTTTGAAAGGGCGAGGTAAAGAAGATTCGTTATCACGGATATAAAGTTGTACCACTTCTTGTCCCTCCCGTTTTCCTGTATTTTTCACCTTTACAGTCACATTGATCGTATCATTGACGTGCATCACAGATTTATCGGCAATTGCTTTACTGTACTGAAAGTTCGTATAACTCAGCCCATGACCAAAAGGAAACAAAGGTTTAGTATTTTTCTGTCTATCAGCCCAACGGTAACCTACAAAGATACCTTCTTTATATTCCACATCTGTTTTATTACCCGGATAACCGCCTAACGCACTAGCTGCATTATCATCAATGAGGACAGGAAATGTAAACGGAAGTTTTCCTGAAGGATTGACCTCTCCGAAAAGTACGGATGCCAAGGCGTTTCCGGTTTCCGTTCCACAATACCAAGCTTCCACAATTGATGGCACATTGTTTACCCAAGGCATTGCAACGGCATTTCCGCTGATGATAACGACGACTGTGTTAGGATTAGCAGCAGTAAGTTGAGAAATAAGAGTATCCTGTCCATAAGGAAGCCCGAGGGAAGTGCGATCGTGCCCCTCACAGTCCTGTCCGTTATTTTTGTTCAACCCTCCTATAAAGAGTACAATATCAGCTTCTTTTGCTGCTGATACAGCTTCTTCACGAAGCTGTTCTCCAATATTTTCCTTTTGATTCATCGACGAAACCGAAGTATACCCTGATAAATACCTAACAGAAACCTGTTGTCTGGCATAAGTCTCTATCCCAGTCAATGGTGATATTTCATATTTTGTCTTCAGAGCAGAAGACCCCCCCCCTACAGTCATTTTTTTCACAGCATTCTCCCCTACCACTAGAATATTTTTTACTTTGGAAATATCTATAGGCAACAGGGATGACCGATTTTTCAGCAAAACGATCCCCTCCTGAGCAATTTTACGTCCAGCGAGGGCATGTTCCATAGTTCCGAACGAACCATACGGTCGATTTTTGGACATAGTAGTACGAAAAACCAGTCTTAGGATACGGCGCACTTTTTCATCCAACTCCTGAGTATCGATTTTTCCTTCTGTAATCATCTTCAGATAAGGAGAGGCTAAGTAGTAATTTGCATAGGCATTGCTGGCACTCCAGTTCAGCCCATTTGTCCAGCTTCCAAACTCCATATCCAGACCGTTACGGATCGCTTCATTTGTTTTATGCACCCCACCCCAGTCAGAAATAACCACTCCATCAAAGCCCCAGTCCCGTTTCAGGATCTCATTTAACAGATATTGGTTATGACAGCAATGTTGGCCTTTATACTGATTGTAAGCGCCCATAATAGCCCATGCACCACCATCTTGCACAGCAGCTTTGAAGGCAGGCAGGTATATTTCATGCAATGCCCTGTCATCCACTTTTACATTGATGTTTTCGCGACGCACCTCTTGGTTATTCAGTGCAAAATGTTTTACACAAGCTGCAATTCCGCACTTTTGTACCTCGCGAATATAAGGAACAACCATCTTTGACGCTAAATAAGGATCCTCTCCCATATATTCAAAATTGCGACCATTAAGAGGTGTCCGATAGATATTGACTCCGGGACCAAGAAGCACATTCTTATTTCGATAGCGGGCTTCCTCCCCGATGCTTTTCCCGTAAAGAGCCGACATATCCGGAGACCATGTCGCTGCCAGAGCAGTGAGTGCAGGGAAAGCAATACAAGAATCGTTCGTCCATTTAGCTTCATTCCACTCATCCCACAAGACTTCTGCCCGAATGCCGTGAGGACCGTCTGTCATCCAGTTTTCGGGAATGCCTAACCGCGGTACTCCTGCCGAACTAAACTTGGACTGCGCATGAATCATGGCAACCTTTTCCTCAACAGTCATACGCCGAAGAGCATCTTCCACCCGCTGTTCGATCGGTTGATCAGGATCGAGATAAATCGGATTTCGGGCTAATGATGTGACAGTACATGCCAGAAGCAGACTGGCGTAAATCGCTTTTTTCTTCATGATTTTAAATTCTAATTTGAACAACACTTATCGTATTTGATTTTACGTTCAATGAACAAAGAAACAGGGTTTCCGAGACGTTCAATGCCTACAGAAACCCTGCTCTCAAAGTAAATACACCTTCATAAATCAGTCTTTAAATCAGACTAACCGGTTTGAGATATATTATTTTACAATAACCTTTTCAATAGCTACGTTCTTCTGATTCTTTATCGCTTTTACGATATAGACACCCGCCGCCAGACTCACGTTGTCGGTATTTTCTTTGACTGCTACTTTCTGTCCCTGCAGATTAAACACTTCTACTTTTGCCGACTCTGAGAGTTTTACTCCATTTGCTGTTGTTGTGATTTTCACCTGATCTGCAGATGTTGTCGAAGTGCCGGTAGAAATAGCATTCAGATCTGTCTCCAACCCAAATTGGTATGCAGCCAATCCGTTTTTCGGTCCATACAAGTACAGTGAAGCGATTTTGCCAGCATTATCGACTACAGAATATACAGTCTGAAGCCATCTGTAGCTAATGGTTTTATATAATCCATCGCCACCGGGATAATCGTAATAGTTAGTACTGCCCAGAAAGGACATATCAGCGCCTAATTCTACCAGCTTAAAATTCATGGGTACACCACTTGAACTCGGATCTGTATTACAATAAGACACGAATTTTTTTCCATTGATTGTAAATTGATCTACACCGTCCCGGTTTGTATTCACCGGTTTATTAGTCGCATCGTCAGCAAAACTGCTTACCATCGAGATTGAGGTTAAGGTATTATCATAAGAATAAAGAGTCGGGTAGGTCTTTTGTCCATCTAAATAAAATTTCTGGCTATCAATTGCATGAATACGAGATTCATTTCCCAACGTAGTTGCAGTTGTCGGGTAAAATGAAATAGTAAGTTCTGTTGGCGTACTAGCCACTACTCCATTGGTAATCTCCCAACGTAAAACAGTATTAGAACCTCCATTCGCAGTTATTATATAACCGTTTCCTGTAATGTCTCCATATACATCAAATGTTTCAAATCGGAATGTACCGGTAGTACCTCCTTTCAGAAACTCCAATACTTTTGTACCGGTACCATCTGCGACATTAACATTCCAAATCTGAAGTGGTGTCACCTTATTGTCCGCAACAAGATTACACAATAATACGTGTCCTGCATCATCCACACGGATATCGTTACAACCATAAGGAACCTGAGTTCCATCATCTTTCTTGAATACATTAGACGCCAGAGCTTTATTTTCTATGAAATTTCCCGTTGCAGCATCAAAAATATCAATACTAAGGGCATAGGGTTCCGCCGAACCATCGCGTCTGCAAATCAGCACTTTCCCATTGGTTACCGCCATACTTCTGGCGTTATTCTCCACTGTACACATTGAGGGGCTCAAATTACCCTGGTTATACGACTGAAACCAAAGGCTTTTCAACAAATAGCCATTTGAGGTTGTACTGTAAATCGCCTGATCAGCAGTAGCGTAAACAGAAGCAATTCCAGACAGTAGAATTGCCACAGAAAGTAATAGCTTTCTCATAATTTAGATTTTTAATTAATTATAAACACACATTAAAAAAGGAAGTAAATTTTGGCAGATCCCTGATCCCGGTATAGCCATCAAAACGATTGACCATACCGATAACAAAGGATCAAAATAGATTATTTTACTGTCACATCCATCAGCTTAAGCCATCCAGAAGTGGTAATATTTGTTTTTGCAGAGATATTCAGACCCTTGACATTATCTTTTGTCACATCGACAATAGCTACGGCCCAAGTATAATCACCTGCCGGAACATCTTTTACTGGGGTTGAAAATTCATAAGTCGTAGGTGTTCCTTTAAGCCATTTTGAAGGGTCTGTGCTAGAATCTATATAGATAGATTTCACAGAATCGTCTATCTTACTTAGCATGGCAAATGCCACTTTGTATTTTTGATTCCATTGAGGCAGGTTATTCGGACAAACGCCCCATCCCAGGTTGTTCCAACGGTGAATGATCTTAATCGTAGTGGTGTTTGTGACGGTCTTTGGCAAAGAGAGTTTATCAGGATACAAACGGTACCCCCCTTCTGCTATAAAACTCTTTACCATAGAGTAAGCATCTTTAAACCATGACTGCACTTCTCCGCCGGCGCGGAAGTCCATCACATTGACGTGAGCCTCTTTCGAATCATCGTATTCACCCTTGCGCACGTCTACCGCAGTCTTGTATCCACGGGGATCTATGGAATAGTTCATGGTATTTACGCACCAGCCACCTTCCATTATAACCGGACGGGTGGGAAACCAATCGGTTACAATTCCCTTTTCGTAGCTCTGGTAATAACTCGTCATTCCAAAGGCATCGTGCCGCAACATATAACCTTTGTTGAAAGCGCTTGTCAAAAGGGTTTTAGTATCGGGATTGGGACTTGCCCATTCCTGTGGTAAACCGATCAACCGGTGGTAATTTATTGCCAAGGGAACTTTTTTAAAATTAGTCAGGTAAAGATTCGTGATCCAGTCGAAAACCGACTGTCTGTTGGCCGTATTCAGATATAGTACCGTGTGCGCTTCTCCCCATTTGCCCAGTCCGTATCCATCGATGAAATCAACCACATCAGGATCGTCAAATTTTGCGGCAAAAGCTTTGATAAACTTCTCATATTTCGCCTGGAAAACGAGGTCATCTGGATAAGGAGACCATACCGATACACTTCCTGTCTGCGTTACATACCCCTGTGCGCCCGCATCTCTCACATATGTTGGAGTAAAGTTTCTGGGTTTGTCGCGGCTATCCTCCACTATACGGAACGCGAGTTTAAGCCCTCTTGCTTTTGCTCCTTCAATCAGCATTTTAATCGTTGCATTATTATCCCAGGCATAAACTCCTTCCTGAGGTTCTAAATCGGCCCATCCAGTACGGATATACAAAATACTGGCGTAATCGGAAGCCTTGACGGTTGTCCCCAATTCGGGTACAGAAACCTTGTCGAGTTGGGTCCAGAAATCACTGGCTACACCTGCGCTGCCGTAAATAGCCCAGCCTGCCATAGGGTTACGCACCAGCTTCTGAGTCTCAGGTACCACATCTACTATATAATTACCTGGAACACTGTTATCCAGAGAAGAATTGGAGCTTCCACCTGTAACAAGGTTGTCTTCTTGTCCCGAACAGGCAAACATGCTTGTCGTGGCAAATAACAATAGTCCGACATTTGCTGCAATCGCTATCTTTTTACTTAACCAACGGTGTTTTTTCATACTATTATTCAGCTAATTATAATTAAGGGATTAAACCGGATTATCTGCGACCTTTTTTGTTGTTTTATTTCGTCTTTGCCAGACGAAACTGAATACAGAAAGCAGATAACCTTTGCTTTGACTACTACACCTAATATCCATGAAGGAGATAAAATACTCAGACGAACAATCTATTTAACTATTATAAACAGTAAACATACTGTTTTTTTATTTTGTAGATGGATAGACTGAAATCAGAATTAAAATAGAGAAGGCTACACAACCGAAATTCAACCTGTAGCCTTCTCCTCATCATATAAACTCAAAACTATATTGTCTTTTTAATCAGAGAGCAACATCTTTGTAGTTAAATTTAGGTTTCAACCGCACCATGACCCGCTTTTTGCTTGCCCTGATCGTATCTCCGGAGGTGTTTACCAGTCCCAAAGGAAGAACGAGGGATTTTGTAGTCTTCAGTTTGGCGATCTTGGTCAGATTGAGACGAAGATTAATCTGTCCAGTCCTTACGTCTTTGGGGATCACAAGACTTCGTTCCAACTGATAACAGTCGGCAGGCAAAATCATCGTGTTCTTAAAATAGAGTACACTGGAAGACTTTGATGCAGTTGGTATAGTCACATCGTTATAAACTGCCAGCATGGAATCCATGTATGCCGAATCGACCTTCAACCGAACAGACAGAGCCGGATATTCGGAAGAAATACCCGAACGGGTCACCCCGAGCACCCTGATGGCTGTATCCTTGAGCAGCGTGTCACTGGCTTGACGCAGCAGAGTATCTTTCAGTTCCAGGTAAGTAGTATCCTTGGACATATAAATATAATAACTGCCAAAAGTATCCATATTTTCTCTGAAACAGGAGGTCAGAAATAGTACCGCCATAACTGTTGCGGCCATGTGTTTCGCATATCTTTTCATCGTTGACTTGAATTATAAGGTTTATTATTTCCAACCCGGGTTTTGTACCAATACCAAAGATTTGTTCATTTCCGACTGAGGGATAGGATACAGGTACATTTTCGAACTCCATGCCCGGGTCTCAATCTTCTGGCGAGTGTAGCTGTACACTCCGGGGGTTGTCTCCTGAATACGCATTCCGTAAATATCTCCGCCAATACCCTGATCAGCAGTCATCCAACGACGGACATCCCAGTAACGATGCTCCTCAAAAGCAAGCTCCACGCGTCTCTCATTTCTCAGTCTGGCCCTAAAGTCGGCAGCGGTGATGGTCGATGCCAGGGCGGGCATGCCTACTGCGGCACGGGTGCGGACACTGTTTACGGCAGACAAAGCTGTAATGGTAAGTCCGTCGGCAGCAGATGTAGCTGTCGGAGATCCGAAAGCCTCAAGCATCGCTTCGGCATAGTCTAGGTAAATTTCTGACAATCTGAAATATACCCATTGCTTTTTACTGGTGTTGTTGAGCGTCAGATCAAGTGTCTCGTCAACATATTTACGCAAATAATATCCTGTCTTGGATGCTCCCACACGGGGCAAACCCTGACTTCCGCCTTCCCACAACTGTACAGCCGTAGCATTTTTGCCAAAAGTGGTGCCATTGTAGACGATGGTCTTTTTGAGACGCGGATCACGATTGGCGTATGGATTTGCCGGATCGTAACCCGATGTCGGATCGTCGATTGTTTTTCCACTTCTCGCGTCAGTAGATGAGGAGAATTTCATTTCGTAAGCATCTACCAGATTCTGTGTCGGACAAGTTTCACTCTTACCGGTCGCAAAACCGACAGGATAATTGAGTACATCAAAAGTATTGCTGGCAGTATAGCGTTTTTCAAAAATGACCTCCCGGCTAAAGGCATCCCGCAGCAGGAAAAGCGCCGAGTAGTCGCTATGGAAACTATATATGCTGCTGTTGACCATATCCAGAACAGCCTTGCAGGCTTGTGCCGCCCTGATCCAGCGTGCCTGACGATTTGCATCGGTATATCCCACCAGCGAATCCGTATTATTGGGTTGGTTGTATAAATCGCTGGCTGCATACAGCAAAGTGCGTGCTTTCAGCGCGAGAGCAGCGCCTTTGGTAGCCCGGCCAAGGTATGCCTGAGTGGCCGTATTACTGTAATAATCAGCCGACAGGTATTTAGCAGCGGTATCACACTGTTGCACAATGTAGTTGACGCATCGGGAAAAACTTGCTCGTGGAATCCGTTTCAATGAATCCAGCTCTGATATCGGATCATAAGCTCTCGTGACTAATGGCACTCCGCCATAACGCTTAATCAATTCAAAATAAAAGAATGCTCTCAGGAAATGAGCCTCATACTTATGCATTGTAGTCAGCGTTGCACGACGATTGTACTCTTCTGGAGTTCCTATCTTAAGATAACTCCAATCAACCTGTTTCAACAAATCCAGAAATGCATTAGCTTTACGAATTCCGTTGTAAGAATTGGACCACGGGCTGCCTTCGGGATTAGAAAATGAGCCCCAGTTTCCGATATTGAAGTTCTGTATGTCTTCGCCGTCGTTGACATCCTCGGCTTCGTCGCATGCCGAAGCCAGCATCGCATTACCAATGCGGTCATACCCGTCAGGCAGGTAAGAATACACATTGTTGATTACAGTGGTAATGCTGTTTATGTTATGAGTCACATCGTCTTCGGTCTTGAATGCAAGCATATCCGAATCCGTAAAATTACAACCGGTCAGAAAGGTCATCCCCAGAAGCATCAAGAGATAGAGATTCTTTATATTATCCTTTTTCATCCGAATAAATTTTTAATTAAAGTTGGAATGGAACTTGCGATGAACTTAGACATGCTAAGTTCATGCTCGTTTCATAGTTTTCACAATTGGAGATTTAATCCTAAGTTAAATGACTTCATCACCGGATAACCGACACTCAGTGTCTCCGGATCTACGATCTTGAGATGATCCCAGTTATAGAGATCCAGACCGCGTATAAACAGTTTCACGTTGCGGACATTGTGTTTTGACAAAAATGACTGAGGCAAAGAATATGACAATTCAACAGTTCTTAACCGAAGAAAATCACCATTGCGATACCAAAAGGTAGATGCACGGTAGTTATTGGAGTTGCCCAGTGTAGTCAGGCGCGGGTAATTGGCTGTTTCAGCTGTCTCCGGAGTCCAGGAATTAGCTGCGAAAGTCGATATGCGTGACGATCCGCTCTGAAGTGGCCAGAATATGGCCGCATTATCTCCGAGGTAAACGCTCCGGCCCAATTGCGATTGCAAAAACCCGGAGAGCTCAAACCCCTTGTAACGGACAGCCAGATCCAGTCCCAACTCCGCTTTTGGAAGGCTTGGATTAAAAAATGGCTTTCTGTCGTTGTTGTCTATCTTGCCGTCATTATTCTGGTCTTTGTATTTCAGGTCGCCCGGTTTTACGGATCCAAAAGTCTGCTGGGGGCTGTTGTCTATGTCGCTCTGGTCTTTGTAGAAGCCGACACACTCCAGCATAAACGGTTGGTTGATCTGATTTCCGGTAGTCAGGAGATAAGACTCCGGCTGCGACTCTTCGTTCACTTTCAGAATCTTATTGATATTGTATGACCCATTGATTCCGGCCCGGAAACCCCAGTCTTTGAGTTGCTTGTTGTATGAGGCGACAAACTCAATGCCTTTTCGCTCCGTAGTTCCGGCGTTTACGTTAGCAACAGCTCCGCCAAAGATTGCGGGAACAATACCCGAACTGCTGGTCAGAATGTCGTTCCGACGCTCCAGATATACGTTAGCCGAAACCGAGATATTTTTCAAAAGTCCTGCTTCTGCGCCGGCTTCGTACTTGTAAGCTTTTTCAAAAGAAAAGTTTTCGTTGGGATAAGTACCTTCTGCCAAACCGCTGGCACCTGTATTGGACGCGCCGAAAACCCATCCGTTAGCGCTCGCATATTGCCTTATGTAGGAGAAACGCTCACCCACGTAGCTGTTGCCCACCAGACCTGCCGATGCACGCAACTTCAGATAATCAATGGCTTTCGCAGACTTCAGGAAATCCTCTTCCGACAGTAACCATCCGGCAGAAATCGCCGGAAAGAATCCGAAACGTCTGCTTTTGGCAAAACGCTCAGTTCCGCTGTAGGAACAAGAAAATTCACCGAAGTATTTTTTATTGTAATCGTAACCGACACGTCCTCCGACAAACTGATAATAGTACGGACTGGCATTTCCATCCAAAATGTATTTATCCTGATGATACATCACCATCGAATTCAGGTGGTGGTGGGTAGAGAACGAACTTTTGTATTCTGTAAATCCTTCAATCGTCATGCGGTCGTCCTGTCCGTCTGTATCAGGTCCAAATGCCGCCAAAGGGCTGGCTGTGCCGACCAGCGAACTCAGGATAACGTTTCCAGTTACCGGATCCTGTCCCAGTACGTCCTGAACCTGATACTTACGATCCCATCCCTCGCGGTTGGTGTAGCTGTTGTCGTATCCGAAACGCAATCCCATGCTTACCCCACGGATAAGGTCACTCAGGTCGTAGCGGGTTTCCACGTTGGTCATCACAGCCCGATCATTGTACCGGCGGTAACCACGAGTCAGAAACTCTGCCATCGGGTTGACGGCATTGGTCGAGTTTCCGCCATAGGTAGTCTTATTTACATAAATAGGGTAAAGGTTGCCCGGAGTCTTGTAGAAGTAGTTCCACATGTCCGTAGCCGATAGCATCGGACGGTTTCTGGTGTCGATCTGGCCACTGATGTCTGCCTTCAGTGTCCAGTTTTTGGCTATATTCACATCCATATTCGAACGAAAACGGAATTGTTTCGTTTCCGTATTTGTACTGTACCCCATCAAAGAATTGGTGTGGTCATAGATTCCTTCAGCACCGTAATAGTTCAGAGA
This region includes:
- a CDS encoding DUF4832 domain-containing protein, yielding MKKHRWLSKKIAIAANVGLLLFATTSMFACSGQEDNLVTGGSSNSSLDNSVPGNYIVDVVPETQKLVRNPMAGWAIYGSAGVASDFWTQLDKVSVPELGTTVKASDYASILYIRTGWADLEPQEGVYAWDNNATIKMLIEGAKARGLKLAFRIVEDSRDKPRNFTPTYVRDAGAQGYVTQTGSVSVWSPYPDDLVFQAKYEKFIKAFAAKFDDPDVVDFIDGYGLGKWGEAHTVLYLNTANRQSVFDWITNLYLTNFKKVPLAINYHRLIGLPQEWASPNPDTKTLLTSAFNKGYMLRHDAFGMTSYYQSYEKGIVTDWFPTRPVIMEGGWCVNTMNYSIDPRGYKTAVDVRKGEYDDSKEAHVNVMDFRAGGEVQSWFKDAYSMVKSFIAEGGYRLYPDKLSLPKTVTNTTTIKIIHRWNNLGWGVCPNNLPQWNQKYKVAFAMLSKIDDSVKSIYIDSSTDPSKWLKGTPTTYEFSTPVKDVPAGDYTWAVAIVDVTKDNVKGLNISAKTNITTSGWLKLMDVTVK
- a CDS encoding glycoside hydrolase family 3 C-terminal domain-containing protein; this translates as MKKKAIYASLLLACTVTSLARNPIYLDPDQPIEQRVEDALRRMTVEEKVAMIHAQSKFSSAGVPRLGIPENWMTDGPHGIRAEVLWDEWNEAKWTNDSCIAFPALTALAATWSPDMSALYGKSIGEEARYRNKNVLLGPGVNIYRTPLNGRNFEYMGEDPYLASKMVVPYIREVQKCGIAACVKHFALNNQEVRRENINVKVDDRALHEIYLPAFKAAVQDGGAWAIMGAYNQYKGQHCCHNQYLLNEILKRDWGFDGVVISDWGGVHKTNEAIRNGLDMEFGSWTNGLNWSASNAYANYYLASPYLKMITEGKIDTQELDEKVRRILRLVFRTTMSKNRPYGSFGTMEHALAGRKIAQEGIVLLKNRSSLLPIDISKVKNILVVGENAVKKMTVGGGSSALKTKYEISPLTGIETYARQQVSVRYLSGYTSVSSMNQKENIGEQLREEAVSAAKEADIVLFIGGLNKNNGQDCEGHDRTSLGLPYGQDTLISQLTAANPNTVVVIISGNAVAMPWVNNVPSIVEAWYCGTETGNALASVLFGEVNPSGKLPFTFPVLIDDNAASALGGYPGNKTDVEYKEGIFVGYRWADRQKNTKPLFPFGHGLSYTNFQYSKAIADKSVMHVNDTINVTVKVKNTGKREGQEVVQLYIRDNESSLPRPFKELKGFKKISLSPGEEKTVVFPVTLDALSFYDDQKHMWVAEPGRFEALIGSSSMDIRGRFAFELK
- a CDS encoding T9SS type A sorting domain-containing protein, which translates into the protein MRKLLLSVAILLSGIASVYATADQAIYSTTSNGYLLKSLWFQSYNQGNLSPSMCTVENNARSMAVTNGKVLICRRDGSAEPYALSIDIFDAATGNFIENKALASNVFKKDDGTQVPYGCNDIRVDDAGHVLLCNLVADNKVTPLQIWNVNVADGTGTKVLEFLKGGTTGTFRFETFDVYGDITGNGYIITANGGSNTVLRWEITNGVVASTPTELTISFYPTTATTLGNESRIHAIDSQKFYLDGQKTYPTLYSYDNTLTSISMVSSFADDATNKPVNTNRDGVDQFTINGKKFVSYCNTDPSSSGVPMNFKLVELGADMSFLGSTNYYDYPGGDGLYKTISYRWLQTVYSVVDNAGKIASLYLYGPKNGLAAYQFGLETDLNAISTGTSTTSADQVKITTTANGVKLSESAKVEVFNLQGQKVAVKENTDNVSLAAGVYIVKAIKNQKNVAIEKVIVK
- a CDS encoding RNA polymerase sigma factor; this translates as MLQYDERLLVTQLKEGNKSAFEKLYQKYSAKLYNSISLLLHNKSIAKDITQNCFLIVWEKRNLLNPDKSFPAYLYTIARNLVYKETERQVLNTKFIETSLNHLETFEDNTIENLNNTYLEEYLNNLVNELPCTPQKIFILKKDNELTNKEIATQLEITERAVEAHLYRTTKHLKEKLKYFMMNIFLFM
- a CDS encoding GDSL-type esterase/lipase family protein, with protein sequence MKFYVNLTSRRKAFFIGVFIFSSLNLFAQIKVACIGNSITAGAGLKKEQAYPAQMQAILGDKYVVRNFGVSGRTLLSKGDNPYIKENAYKDALSWLPGIVIIKLGTNDSKPQNWKYKEEFTPEYIALVNSFKDLPSHPQIYVCYPLPAFQHKYNINDSIITNDIIPMVKIVAKKTKSRIINLNRAFRGKIDLLYDGIHPTAEGDKLLAKIIAKTIK
- a CDS encoding DUF1735 domain-containing protein — protein: MKRYAKHMAATVMAVLFLTSCFRENMDTFGSYYIYMSKDTTYLELKDTLLRQASDTLLKDTAIRVLGVTRSGISSEYPALSVRLKVDSAYMDSMLAVYNDVTIPTASKSSSVLYFKNTMILPADCYQLERSLVIPKDVRTGQINLRLNLTKIAKLKTTKSLVLPLGLVNTSGDTIRASKKRVMVRLKPKFNYKDVAL
- a CDS encoding RagB/SusD family nutrient uptake outer membrane protein, with the protein product MKKDNIKNLYLLMLLGMTFLTGCNFTDSDMLAFKTEDDVTHNINSITTVINNVYSYLPDGYDRIGNAMLASACDEAEDVNDGEDIQNFNIGNWGSFSNPEGSPWSNSYNGIRKANAFLDLLKQVDWSYLKIGTPEEYNRRATLTTMHKYEAHFLRAFFYFELIKRYGGVPLVTRAYDPISELDSLKRIPRASFSRCVNYIVQQCDTAAKYLSADYYSNTATQAYLGRATKGAALALKARTLLYAASDLYNQPNNTDSLVGYTDANRQARWIRAAQACKAVLDMVNSSIYSFHSDYSALFLLRDAFSREVIFEKRYTASNTFDVLNYPVGFATGKSETCPTQNLVDAYEMKFSSSTDARSGKTIDDPTSGYDPANPYANRDPRLKKTIVYNGTTFGKNATAVQLWEGGSQGLPRVGASKTGYYLRKYVDETLDLTLNNTSKKQWVYFRLSEIYLDYAEAMLEAFGSPTATSAADGLTITALSAVNSVRTRAAVGMPALASTITAADFRARLRNERRVELAFEEHRYWDVRRWMTADQGIGGDIYGMRIQETTPGVYSYTRQKIETRAWSSKMYLYPIPQSEMNKSLVLVQNPGWK